GCTGCGGGTCGCGTGGGCGACGTCGCGCCAGTACGCGGGCACGGCGGCCGGCGAGGTCTACCCGCACCTGCGGGACTTCAGCGACGTCGTGTTCAGCGCGCCGGACCTCGCGGCGATGCCCGCGGGCGTGCGCGGGGTCTTCGTCGCGCTGCCGCACGTCGAGGCCATGGCGGTCGTCCCGGGGCTGCTCGAGCGCGGCGTGAAGGTCGTGGACCTCTCGGCCGACTTCCGCCTGCGCGACGCCGGCGTGTACTCGCGCGCCTACGGCCACCCGCACGCGGCGCCGGCGCTGCTGGGCGAGGCGGTCTACGGCCTCACCGAGCACGCCCGGGAGCGGGTCCGCGCCGCCCGCCTGGTGGCCAACCCCGGCTGCTACCCGACGGCGACGCTGCTGGCGCTGCTGCCGCTGGCGCGCCGCGGCTGGCTCGCCGGCTTCGGGGCGATCGTTGACGCCAAGAGCGGTGTCTCGGGCGCCGGCCGCGGCCTCAAGCAGGGCAGCCTGTACTGCGAGGTCAACGAGGGGCTGACCCCGTACAACGTCGGGCGCCACCGCCACCAGCCGGAGATGGAGCAGGAGCTGGCGGCGGCCGC
The DNA window shown above is from bacterium and carries:
- the argC gene encoding N-acetyl-gamma-glutamyl-phosphate reductase, translated to MAIEVGIIGASGYTGGELLRLLCRHPSLRVAWATSRQYAGTAAGEVYPHLRDFSDVVFSAPDLAAMPAGVRGVFVALPHVEAMAVVPGLLERGVKVVDLSADFRLRDAGVYSRAYGHPHAAPALLGEAVYGLTEHARERVRAARLVANPGCYPTATLLALLPLARRGWLAGFGAIVDAKSGVSGAGRGLKQGSLYCEVNEGLTPYNVGRHRHQPEMEQELAAAAGAPVALTFAPHLVPLSRGMETTIYVAPPAGTGLGDICAALREAYAGEAFVKVLPDGKLPAVRDVAGTNLCRIGATDDPRGGRVVVVSVIDNLVKGASGQALQNMNLMLGQAETAGLDAPGLFP